The window TCCTCTTCCCACTTCTTCCATAGTCTCATACCCTCAAATCCCCATAAATAACGCAGGAACCCATTAAACAAGTCAACCTAACAGGATCAGCTATTTAGGAGCTATTAACGCGATCGTCTTTTGGGCTAACTTTTCTAAAATCCTGGGGTTTTACTGGTTATAGTAAGGCGGTTATTAAGGAAATGTATAAGCATGAGACGAATATTCTTTGCGCTAACCCTTTTAACCGTCACTTTTTCCCTGGCTATCGGCGCTGAACAAGTTCAGTTGTCGGTTCTCTCCAATGGGGAACAGCTTAGCTCGTGTAAGATTGAACTTTTTACAAAGCTGGGTAGAACGATGGTGCCACTGCGATTGGTCGCGGAAAAGGCGGGGTTGTTTGTGGAACCCGATGGGGAGACACTGCATGTAAAAGGGAAAGACAAAGATATTTCTCTCAGACTCGACAGCAATTCGGTCACGGTAGATGGGGTTATTCAGCGCATAGATGTTGGGCCAACGAAGATAAATGAGGTTATCTATATCCCTTTGAAATTCTTCAGCGAAGTCCTTGGGGCAGAGGTTAATTATGATAAGGCCGCTAAGAAAATTTCAATGACCGCATTTGTGGATGTTATCGCTC of the bacterium genome contains:
- a CDS encoding copper amine oxidase N-terminal domain-containing protein, which encodes MRRIFFALTLLTVTFSLAIGAEQVQLSVLSNGEQLSSCKIELFTKLGRTMVPLRLVAEKAGLFVEPDGETLHVKGKDKDISLRLDSNSVTVDGVIQRIDVGPTKINEVIYIPLKFFSEVLGAEVNYDKAAKKISMTAFVDVIAPQPVAFNLPKPTIEVAIKTAPTKTEEAKHRFTSLIIDARGFNLKRSMSPVLRKLDGSILWDGSGVDVEIVIEKGLVCYQSSLETALVDPRCGKSPMQVIAVGVNGSDPILSDEDSARILAENKQGKYLDRLDVILLYGSIEK